Proteins encoded in a region of the Mucilaginibacter sabulilitoris genome:
- a CDS encoding COX15/CtaA family protein, with product MSISASKNRFQKINLITIITLFVLILAGGVVRSSGSGMGCPDWPKCFGRYIPPTTNADLPKDYKQKYVEKRLAKNQRFAKTLDVFGYSDLAKRIRDDRSILVPEEFNAGKTWTEYINRLIGAISGLFLLLSAVYAFGYWKSSKRIALLSIFNVILVGFQAWLGSIVVSTNLVAWIVTVHMLLALAILAVVIYTYHRARVLGSGKLNTSPFIYIVMVLALLLSILQIAFGTEVREKIDAVATHFQGGYRNNWITSAGDIFLHHRDMAILVFIINVMLYALLRKRFSRHSIQQQLMSFTFLMIMLQIVTGILLSYWALPPFAQAAHIVLASLIFGAQFYLLLNLHQSVNVRGVSK from the coding sequence AATTATTACACTTTTTGTTTTGATATTGGCTGGCGGAGTTGTGCGTAGTTCTGGTTCCGGGATGGGGTGCCCCGATTGGCCTAAGTGTTTTGGCAGATATATTCCGCCAACAACCAATGCAGATTTACCTAAAGATTACAAGCAAAAATATGTGGAGAAACGACTGGCTAAAAACCAGCGTTTTGCTAAAACACTTGATGTATTCGGTTACAGCGATCTGGCTAAACGAATCCGCGACGATCGCTCAATACTTGTCCCGGAAGAGTTTAATGCGGGCAAAACTTGGACAGAGTATATTAACCGCCTCATAGGCGCCATATCTGGTTTGTTTTTGCTGTTATCGGCTGTATACGCGTTCGGTTACTGGAAAAGCAGCAAGAGAATAGCTCTTTTAAGCATCTTTAACGTAATACTGGTTGGCTTTCAGGCCTGGCTTGGTTCAATAGTGGTATCAACGAACCTGGTTGCCTGGATAGTTACTGTACACATGTTGCTGGCATTAGCCATATTGGCAGTAGTTATATATACCTATCACAGGGCCAGGGTGCTAGGTAGCGGTAAATTAAATACCAGTCCATTTATATATATAGTAATGGTGCTTGCTTTGCTGTTAAGTATTTTACAGATTGCTTTTGGTACCGAGGTGAGGGAAAAGATTGACGCCGTAGCAACACATTTTCAGGGAGGCTACCGTAACAACTGGATCACAAGCGCAGGCGATATATTTTTGCATCACCGCGATATGGCCATATTGGTATTTATCATTAATGTTATGTTATATGCTTTATTGCGCAAGCGGTTCAGCAGGCATTCGATACAGCAGCAGTTAATGAGTTTTACATTTTTAATGATTATGCTGCAGATAGTTACAGGTATATTATTATCATATTGGGCGTTGCCTCCGTTTGCGCAGGCAGCACATATTGTTTTAGCAAGCCTGATATTTGGGGCTCAGTTTTATTTGCTTTTGAATTTACATCAGTCGGTTAACGTTAGGGGAGTAAGCAAATGA
- the cyoE gene encoding heme o synthase, whose translation MNWSDFSKLIKLRLTFLVVFSASISFLIGSRANGHIDWVNWVKLIVGGFLVTSAANAFNEIIEKDLDKLMKRTMDRPIPSGKMNTGQALVLGLGMGMAGTYLLGGLNLLTGLLSVFSILLYAFAYTPLKRKSPIAVFVGAIPGALPPLIGYVAAHERIDEIALILFAIQFVWQFPHFWAIAWVLDDDYKLAGFRLLPTGNRNLGSAVITFIFTLILLPVSLLPYFYHHGGYWLAGVSLICSLIFLYQAFGLLRTRQIEAARKLMFGSFMYLPIVQLMFLFDFIGNAK comes from the coding sequence ATGAATTGGAGTGATTTTTCAAAGCTGATTAAATTGAGACTCACCTTTTTGGTGGTGTTTTCGGCATCCATATCATTTTTAATAGGCAGCAGGGCAAATGGCCATATTGATTGGGTGAACTGGGTTAAACTTATTGTAGGGGGCTTTTTGGTAACATCGGCAGCCAACGCTTTTAATGAGATCATTGAAAAGGACCTGGATAAGCTTATGAAGCGCACCATGGACCGCCCGATTCCGTCAGGGAAGATGAATACCGGGCAGGCACTTGTTCTGGGTTTGGGCATGGGTATGGCCGGAACTTATTTATTAGGGGGCCTTAACCTGTTAACCGGATTACTATCGGTATTCTCTATTTTATTATACGCGTTTGCTTACACACCGTTAAAACGTAAATCACCGATTGCTGTATTTGTGGGTGCTATACCGGGTGCTTTGCCACCGCTTATTGGTTATGTAGCCGCGCATGAAAGAATTGACGAGATAGCCTTAATACTGTTCGCAATACAATTTGTATGGCAATTTCCGCATTTTTGGGCTATTGCCTGGGTTTTGGATGATGATTACAAGCTTGCCGGCTTTAGGTTGCTGCCAACTGGTAACCGCAATTTAGGAAGTGCGGTAATTACCTTTATATTTACATTAATATTGTTACCTGTTAGTTTATTACCATATTTTTATCATCATGGAGGTTATTGGTTAGCCGGGGTATCCTTAATATGTAGTTTAATATTCTTGTACCAGGCTTTTGGCTTGTTACGTACACGGCAAATAGAGGCGGCCCGCAAGTTAATGTTTGGCTCGTTTATGTATTTGCCCATAGTGCAGTTAATG